A window of Streptomyces caniferus contains these coding sequences:
- a CDS encoding helix-turn-helix domain-containing protein, which produces MPVNTQAGEPRRPPFHAEAARRLREALGMTPAHVAYGIRAAFGIPISPATVASWERGESAPSETELTALAGALWCAPGDLLDTPGTLREYRLALGLATADLALRIGMDRAAYERLEAGGKWSGNDRQAAALAALMDLPLPALIRFTGRDGTLADLLTSAATTRWQAYVRPVGKVVPLPKARLQGILQELHSEYQATMTATLNWSGSGSAEESGRAGRAFLDGILAEFWARAGERHPHETPPSAPRSPGHP; this is translated from the coding sequence GTGCCGGTGAACACGCAAGCCGGAGAGCCCCGCAGACCCCCTTTCCATGCCGAGGCCGCCCGCCGGCTGCGCGAGGCCCTCGGGATGACCCCCGCCCATGTCGCCTACGGAATTCGGGCCGCCTTCGGCATACCGATATCGCCGGCGACGGTGGCGTCCTGGGAACGGGGGGAGAGCGCCCCTTCGGAAACCGAACTGACCGCGCTGGCCGGCGCCCTGTGGTGCGCGCCGGGCGATCTGCTCGACACCCCGGGCACCCTGCGCGAATACCGCCTGGCCCTCGGCCTCGCCACCGCGGACCTCGCGCTGCGCATCGGCATGGACCGGGCCGCGTACGAACGTCTGGAGGCCGGCGGGAAGTGGAGCGGCAACGACCGGCAGGCGGCGGCGCTCGCCGCGCTGATGGATCTGCCGCTGCCCGCGCTGATCCGCTTCACCGGCCGGGACGGGACACTGGCCGACCTGCTGACCAGCGCCGCCACCACCCGATGGCAGGCCTATGTGCGGCCGGTCGGCAAGGTCGTCCCGCTGCCCAAGGCGCGGCTCCAGGGCATCCTGCAGGAACTGCACAGCGAATATCAGGCGACCATGACGGCTACGCTCAACTGGAGCGGCTCGGGCAGCGCCGAGGAATCCGGCCGCGCGGGGCGTGCCTTTCTCGACGGCATCCTGGCGGAATTCTGGGCGCGGGCCGGCGAACGGCACCCCCACGAAACCCCTCCCTCTGCCCCGCGGTCCCCGGGTCATCCCTGA
- a CDS encoding carbohydrate ABC transporter permease: MTGAVAETAGRARTPGAAPAGRVRTRLLRWSPLAPATVLLLLFLLGPIGYCVVIAFTDTQLTGQASASFVGLANFRHAFGDPAFRNAVVLTLVFTVVSSLLGQNTLGLVLAGLMRRASRPVRSLTGATVICAWVLPEIVAGFVLYTFFARRGTLNALLDLLHLPAQNWLFTLPILAVSFANVWRGTAFSMLIYSAALAGIPQEVTESAEVDGAGGLRRLWHITLPMIRRSIGTNLMLNTLQTLSVFGLIWAMTRGGPGNRSQTLPVFMYDQAFLKSLIGYGTAVALLLLLVGALFAAVYLRLLREEV, encoded by the coding sequence ATGACCGGCGCCGTCGCCGAAACCGCGGGCCGCGCCCGGACGCCCGGCGCCGCTCCGGCCGGCCGCGTGCGCACCCGGCTGCTGCGCTGGTCGCCGCTCGCCCCGGCCACCGTCCTGCTGCTGCTCTTCCTCCTCGGCCCCATCGGCTACTGCGTGGTCATCGCCTTCACCGACACCCAGCTGACCGGCCAGGCCTCCGCGTCCTTCGTCGGCCTGGCCAACTTCCGGCACGCGTTCGGCGATCCGGCCTTCCGCAATGCCGTGGTGCTGACCCTGGTGTTCACCGTCGTCTCCTCGCTCCTGGGGCAGAACACCCTGGGGCTCGTGCTGGCCGGCCTGATGCGCCGCGCCTCGCGGCCCGTACGGTCGCTGACCGGCGCGACGGTGATCTGCGCCTGGGTGCTCCCGGAGATCGTCGCGGGCTTTGTGCTCTACACCTTCTTCGCGCGGCGCGGCACCCTCAACGCCCTGCTGGACCTGCTCCATCTGCCCGCCCAGAACTGGCTGTTCACGCTGCCGATCCTGGCCGTGTCGTTCGCCAATGTCTGGCGCGGCACGGCCTTCTCGATGCTGATCTACTCCGCGGCGCTCGCCGGGATCCCCCAGGAGGTCACCGAGTCCGCCGAGGTCGACGGGGCGGGCGGGCTGCGACGGCTGTGGCACATCACGCTGCCGATGATCCGCCGCTCGATCGGCACCAACCTGATGCTCAACACCCTCCAGACGCTCTCCGTCTTCGGACTCATCTGGGCGATGACGCGCGGCGGCCCGGGAAACCGCAGCCAGACCCTGCCGGTGTTCATGTACGACCAGGCGTTCCTGAAGTCCCTGATCGGCTACGGCACCGCGGTGGCGCTGCTGTTGCTGCTGGTGGGCGCGCTGTTCGCGGCGGTCTACCTGCGTCTGCTGCGCGAGGAGGTCTGA
- a CDS encoding response regulator has translation MNRVTPSAIRVLVVEDDPVAADAHALYVSRVPGFTVSGTVHSGTDARRHLETHAVDLLLLDLYLPDGHGLQLVRTLRAAGHTADIIAVTSARDLAMVREGVSLGVVQYVLKPFTFSTLRDRLTRYAEFRAATGEASGQDEVDRAIAALRAPRPAALPKGLTAATLQAVTDVLRAAGSGLTATEAAADVGISRITARRYLEHLVESGRAARAPQYGQVGRPELRYRWSGH, from the coding sequence ATGAACCGGGTGACGCCCTCCGCCATCCGGGTCCTCGTCGTCGAGGACGATCCGGTCGCCGCCGACGCGCACGCCCTGTACGTGTCGCGGGTGCCCGGCTTCACGGTCTCCGGCACGGTGCACTCCGGCACCGACGCCCGCCGCCACCTCGAGACGCACGCCGTCGATCTGCTGCTGCTCGACCTCTATCTGCCCGACGGCCACGGGCTGCAGCTGGTGCGGACCCTGCGCGCGGCCGGCCACACCGCCGACATCATCGCGGTCACCTCCGCACGCGATCTGGCCATGGTGCGCGAGGGCGTCTCGCTGGGCGTGGTGCAGTACGTGCTGAAGCCGTTCACCTTCTCCACCCTGCGCGACCGGCTCACCCGCTATGCGGAGTTCCGCGCCGCCACCGGCGAGGCGAGCGGGCAGGACGAGGTGGACCGGGCGATCGCCGCACTGCGCGCACCGCGTCCGGCCGCGCTGCCCAAGGGGCTGACCGCGGCCACCCTGCAGGCGGTGACCGATGTGCTGCGGGCCGCCGGAAGCGGGCTGACGGCGACCGAGGCGGCCGCCGACGTGGGCATCTCCCGGATCACCGCCCGCCGTTACCTCGAACATCTCGTGGAGAGCGGCCGGGCGGCCCGCGCCCCCCAGTACGGCCAGGTCGGCCGGCCCGAATTGCGCTATCGGTGGTCGGGCCATTGA
- a CDS encoding sensor histidine kinase, with amino-acid sequence MRLPRPRPSRRLRGPRSLAGQLFAMQVVLVAVVVMGCALFAYVSAGRQAEETARRQATAAATAVADSPAVVAAARTEDPTAALQPYSERLRHDAGVDFVVVMAPDGTRWTHPEPSAIGKKYLGHIGPALHGKVFPETHMGVLGPSVRVVAPVRDPLRGDRITALVSSGITIETISEQLRDQVLALVGVAAAALALGGLGTYVINARLRRHTHGMNAAELSRMHEYHQAALHAVREGLLMLDGRRRVALINDGGRELLGLSDDAVGRPVTELGLPEPLTEALLAPGPRVDELQLTRERVLVVNSAPVSGGERRGSVVTLRDHTELQALSGELDSVRGFTEALRSQAHEAANRLHTVVSLIELGRAEEAVEFATAELELAQALTDQVVGAVAEPVLAALLLGKAAQANERGVELTLTPDSRIDDGLLPPGLPARDLVTVLGNLLDNALDAAAPTREHTATEPPRVRVTARADGDELLLRVADTGPGVSAEAAEEIFRRGWSTKQSTAAPARGRGLGLALVQQAVRRNGGTVALDRAPGGGARFTVRLPLRTGATA; translated from the coding sequence ATGCGACTCCCCCGACCCCGCCCTTCCCGGCGGCTGCGCGGCCCCCGCAGCCTCGCCGGGCAGCTGTTCGCCATGCAGGTGGTGCTGGTGGCGGTGGTCGTCATGGGCTGCGCGCTCTTCGCGTACGTCAGCGCCGGCCGGCAGGCGGAGGAGACCGCGCGGCGGCAGGCGACCGCGGCGGCCACCGCCGTCGCCGACTCCCCGGCGGTGGTGGCCGCGGCGCGCACCGAGGACCCGACCGCCGCCCTGCAGCCGTACAGCGAGCGGCTGCGGCACGATGCCGGCGTCGACTTCGTGGTGGTGATGGCGCCGGACGGGACCCGCTGGACGCACCCCGAGCCGTCCGCGATCGGCAAGAAGTACCTGGGGCACATCGGCCCGGCGCTGCACGGCAAGGTCTTCCCCGAGACGCACATGGGGGTGCTGGGACCGTCCGTCCGCGTCGTCGCACCGGTCCGGGACCCCTTGCGCGGCGACCGGATCACGGCGCTGGTCAGCTCCGGGATCACCATCGAGACGATCAGCGAGCAGCTGCGCGACCAGGTGCTGGCGCTGGTCGGCGTGGCCGCGGCGGCGCTGGCGCTCGGCGGCCTGGGGACGTATGTGATCAATGCCCGGCTGCGGCGGCACACCCACGGGATGAACGCGGCGGAGCTCAGCCGGATGCACGAGTACCACCAGGCCGCGCTGCACGCCGTACGCGAGGGGCTGTTGATGCTCGACGGCCGGCGCAGGGTCGCCCTGATCAACGACGGCGGGCGGGAGCTGCTGGGGCTGTCGGACGACGCGGTGGGCCGCCCGGTCACCGAGCTGGGGCTGCCGGAGCCGCTGACCGAGGCACTGCTGGCGCCCGGCCCCCGCGTCGACGAGCTGCAGCTGACCCGCGAGCGGGTGCTGGTCGTCAACTCCGCGCCGGTGTCCGGCGGGGAGCGGCGCGGCAGCGTCGTCACGCTGCGCGATCACACTGAACTCCAGGCACTGTCCGGGGAGTTGGACTCGGTACGCGGTTTCACCGAGGCGCTGCGCTCGCAGGCCCATGAGGCCGCCAACCGGCTGCACACCGTGGTCTCGCTGATCGAACTGGGGCGGGCCGAGGAGGCCGTGGAGTTCGCCACCGCGGAACTCGAACTGGCGCAGGCCCTGACCGATCAGGTCGTCGGCGCGGTCGCCGAGCCGGTGCTCGCCGCGCTGCTGCTGGGCAAGGCCGCGCAGGCCAACGAGCGCGGCGTCGAACTGACCCTGACCCCCGACAGCCGGATCGACGACGGGCTGCTGCCGCCCGGCCTGCCGGCCCGTGACCTGGTGACGGTGCTGGGCAATCTCCTCGACAACGCCCTGGACGCCGCCGCGCCCACCCGGGAGCACACCGCCACCGAGCCGCCGCGGGTGCGCGTCACCGCGCGGGCGGACGGCGACGAGCTGTTGCTGCGGGTCGCGGACACCGGCCCCGGGGTGTCCGCGGAGGCCGCCGAGGAGATCTTCCGGCGGGGCTGGAGCACCAAGCAGAGCACGGCCGCGCCCGCCCGCGGCCGCGGTCTGGGACTGGCCCTGGTCCAGCAGGCGGTACGCCGCAACGGCGGCACCGTCGCCCTGGACCGGGCGCCCGGCGGCGGCGCGCGGTTCACCGTACGGCTGCCGCTGCGCACGGGGGCGACGGCATGA
- a CDS encoding cation:dicarboxylate symporter family transporter, which translates to MSAQTPPRGGTTEETAPAKRDRTHFLYIAVIGAVLLGIVVGFAAPGVAVQLKPLGTGFVNLIKMMISPVIFCTIVLGVGSVRKAAKVGAVGGLALGYFMVMSTVALAIGLVVGNLLDPGSGLHLTETVRHAGHAQTEGGGESLPEFLLGMIPKTLVSAFTQGEVLQTLLVALLVGFGLQALGSAGEPVLRGVGHLQKLVFRVLSMIMWAAPVGAFGAIAAVVGETGLDALKSLAVIMVGFYTTCLLFVIVVLGTLLRLVAGVNIFLLLKYLAREFLLILSTSSSESALPRLIAKMEHLGVSKPVVGITVPTGYSFNLDGTAIYLTMSSLFVAEAMGKPLPLGQQISLLVFMVIASKGAAGVTGAGLATLAGGLQSHRPELVDGVGLIVGIDRFMSEARALTNFAGNAVATVLIGTWTKEIDKDRAAEVLAGRVPFDEKTLVDDATAQPAAAEVVAPREGHTEKSSATV; encoded by the coding sequence GTGTCTGCACAGACCCCGCCGCGTGGGGGCACCACCGAGGAGACCGCGCCGGCGAAGCGCGACCGGACCCACTTCCTCTATATCGCCGTGATCGGCGCGGTGCTGCTCGGCATCGTCGTGGGCTTCGCCGCCCCCGGTGTCGCGGTCCAGCTCAAGCCGCTCGGCACCGGGTTCGTGAACCTGATCAAGATGATGATCTCGCCGGTCATCTTCTGCACCATCGTGCTGGGCGTCGGCTCGGTGCGGAAGGCCGCCAAGGTCGGCGCGGTCGGCGGACTGGCCCTCGGCTACTTCATGGTGATGTCCACCGTCGCCCTGGCCATCGGCCTGGTCGTCGGCAACCTGCTGGACCCCGGGTCCGGCCTCCATCTCACCGAGACCGTCCGGCACGCGGGCCACGCCCAGACCGAGGGCGGCGGGGAATCGCTCCCCGAGTTCCTGCTCGGCATGATCCCCAAGACGCTGGTCTCCGCCTTCACCCAGGGCGAGGTGCTCCAGACGCTGCTGGTGGCGCTGCTGGTCGGCTTCGGGCTGCAGGCGCTGGGGTCGGCGGGCGAGCCGGTGCTGCGCGGTGTCGGACACCTCCAGAAGCTGGTCTTCCGGGTGCTGTCCATGATCATGTGGGCGGCGCCGGTGGGTGCCTTCGGCGCCATCGCGGCGGTGGTCGGCGAGACCGGTCTGGACGCGCTGAAGTCGCTGGCCGTCATCATGGTCGGCTTCTACACCACCTGCCTGCTGTTCGTGATCGTGGTGCTCGGCACGCTGCTCCGGCTGGTCGCCGGGGTCAACATCTTCCTGCTGCTGAAGTACCTCGCCCGGGAGTTCCTGCTGATCCTGTCCACCTCCTCGTCCGAGTCGGCCCTGCCCCGGCTGATCGCGAAGATGGAGCACCTGGGCGTCAGCAAGCCGGTGGTCGGCATCACCGTCCCCACCGGCTACAGCTTCAACCTCGACGGCACCGCCATCTACCTGACGATGTCCTCGCTGTTCGTGGCCGAGGCGATGGGCAAGCCGCTGCCCCTCGGCCAGCAGATCTCGCTGCTGGTGTTCATGGTCATCGCGTCGAAGGGCGCGGCGGGCGTCACCGGCGCGGGCCTGGCGACGCTGGCCGGCGGCCTGCAGTCGCACCGCCCCGAACTCGTCGACGGGGTGGGCCTGATCGTCGGCATCGACCGCTTCATGAGCGAGGCGCGCGCCCTGACCAACTTCGCCGGCAACGCGGTGGCCACCGTGCTGATCGGTACCTGGACCAAGGAGATCGACAAGGACCGGGCGGCGGAGGTGCTGGCCGGCCGGGTGCCGTTCGACGAGAAGACGCTGGTCGACGACGCCACCGCGCAGCCGGCCGCCGCGGAGGTCGTCGCGCCCCGCGAGGGCCACACGGAGAAGTCGTCCGCCACGGTCTGA
- a CDS encoding carbohydrate ABC transporter permease has translation MPLPRRPAARRRTPSRGTRRRLAADAGLLAAAAAFAMPLVWLVLSSLDTEATLRVRLPRSPSPDNFSAVLTDEITFTPMLNSLLICGGATLLTVVCAALAAYPLSRHRSRFARPYLLTILFATCLPVTAVMVPVYALFVRVDLIDTRYGTALFLATAQLPFAIWLMKNFMDGVPKVLEEAAWTDGASWWQTLLRVILPLMGPGVAVVAVYTFLMMWGNFFVPFMLLLSPEQLPASVSIFTFFGNYGAVAFGELAAFSILYSTPVLVLYILVSRRLGGGFALGGAVKG, from the coding sequence GTGCCGCTCCCCCGCCGCCCCGCGGCTCGCCGGCGGACGCCGAGCCGGGGTACCCGCCGGCGGCTGGCCGCCGATGCCGGGCTGCTGGCCGCCGCCGCGGCCTTCGCGATGCCGCTGGTCTGGCTGGTGCTGTCGTCGCTGGACACCGAGGCGACGCTGCGGGTGCGGCTGCCGAGGTCGCCGTCGCCGGACAACTTCTCGGCGGTGCTGACCGACGAGATCACCTTCACCCCGATGCTCAACAGCCTGCTGATCTGCGGGGGCGCGACCCTGCTCACGGTCGTCTGCGCGGCGCTCGCCGCCTATCCGCTGTCCCGCCACCGCTCGCGTTTCGCCCGCCCGTACCTGCTGACGATCCTGTTCGCCACCTGCCTGCCGGTCACCGCGGTCATGGTGCCGGTCTACGCGCTGTTCGTACGGGTCGATCTGATCGACACCCGGTACGGCACCGCGCTGTTCCTGGCCACGGCCCAACTCCCCTTCGCCATCTGGCTGATGAAGAACTTCATGGACGGGGTCCCGAAAGTGCTGGAGGAGGCGGCGTGGACGGACGGCGCCTCCTGGTGGCAGACCCTGCTGCGGGTGATCCTGCCGCTGATGGGGCCCGGTGTCGCCGTCGTCGCGGTCTACACCTTCCTCATGATGTGGGGCAATTTCTTCGTGCCCTTCATGCTGCTGCTCTCCCCGGAGCAACTGCCCGCTTCGGTGAGCATCTTCACCTTCTTCGGCAATTACGGCGCCGTCGCCTTCGGCGAACTCGCGGCATTCTCGATTCTCTACTCGACACCGGTCCTGGTGCTGTACATCCTTGTCTCCCGACGGCTCGGCGGCGGTTTTGCGCTCGGTGGCGCGGTGAAGGGCTGA
- a CDS encoding extracellular solute-binding protein: MRPTAPLILLAAAVVAAGTLTACGGGSGSDENTVKVAFIKDTNGKVTVRDDYVRLVARQFEKNNPGKKVRLIPVQASENDYYTKIQQMMRSPRTAPDVVYEDTFLVNSDITAGLLRPLDDHLRTWDDWRQFAPAAKTAARAQDGRTYGVPDGTDTRGLWFNKKIFKKAGLPADWRPGNWAEVLDAARTVRRRVPGVIPLNVFTGKGAGEAAVMQGFEMLLYGTGRNQLYDPGSKKWVTGTQGFKDSLRFLDTVYREKLGPDVSDALSPHIQTRVAAELLPEGKLAIDLDGSWLSQQWQKTGGGNPWPAWSATLGQAPFPTQHGAPPGKVSLAGGWTWSVPRKARQPELAWKLIKTFQSKPNALEWCVRGAQIAVRKDVAADPRYRTSVPGIGFFTGLVEVSRYRPALPAYPRVASAIGEAMEAVTSGDSSPDQAAKDYDTTLPSLVDGRTVARP; this comes from the coding sequence GTGCGCCCCACCGCCCCGCTGATTCTTCTCGCCGCCGCCGTCGTGGCCGCCGGCACGCTCACCGCCTGCGGCGGCGGGTCCGGCAGCGACGAGAACACCGTCAAGGTCGCCTTCATCAAGGACACCAACGGCAAGGTCACCGTCCGGGACGACTATGTCCGCCTCGTGGCCCGGCAGTTCGAGAAGAACAACCCCGGCAAGAAGGTCCGGCTGATCCCGGTCCAGGCGTCGGAGAACGACTACTACACCAAGATCCAGCAGATGATGCGCTCCCCGCGTACCGCACCGGACGTGGTCTACGAGGACACCTTCCTGGTCAACTCCGACATCACGGCGGGGCTGTTGCGTCCGCTGGACGACCACCTCCGCACCTGGGACGACTGGCGGCAGTTCGCGCCGGCCGCGAAGACCGCGGCCAGGGCGCAGGACGGCAGGACCTACGGCGTCCCGGACGGCACGGACACCCGCGGGCTGTGGTTCAACAAGAAGATCTTCAAGAAGGCCGGGCTGCCGGCCGACTGGCGGCCCGGGAACTGGGCCGAGGTGCTGGACGCCGCCCGCACCGTCCGGCGCAGGGTCCCCGGTGTCATCCCGCTGAACGTCTTCACCGGCAAGGGCGCGGGCGAGGCCGCCGTGATGCAGGGCTTCGAAATGCTGCTGTACGGCACCGGCCGAAACCAGCTCTACGACCCGGGCAGCAAGAAATGGGTCACCGGCACCCAGGGCTTCAAGGACAGCCTGCGCTTCCTCGACACGGTCTACCGGGAGAAGCTCGGCCCCGATGTCTCCGATGCGCTCAGCCCCCACATCCAGACCCGGGTGGCCGCCGAGCTGCTGCCCGAGGGGAAGCTCGCCATCGACCTCGACGGGTCGTGGCTGAGCCAGCAGTGGCAGAAGACGGGCGGCGGCAACCCCTGGCCCGCCTGGTCGGCCACGCTCGGCCAGGCCCCCTTCCCCACCCAGCACGGCGCCCCGCCCGGCAAGGTGAGCCTGGCCGGCGGCTGGACCTGGTCGGTACCGCGGAAGGCGCGGCAGCCCGAGCTGGCCTGGAAGCTGATCAAGACCTTCCAGTCGAAGCCGAACGCCCTGGAGTGGTGCGTACGCGGCGCCCAGATCGCGGTGCGCAAGGACGTCGCGGCCGACCCGCGCTACCGGACCTCGGTGCCCGGCATCGGCTTCTTCACCGGTCTGGTCGAGGTCAGCCGGTACCGGCCCGCGCTGCCCGCATACCCCCGGGTCGCCTCGGCGATCGGCGAGGCGATGGAGGCGGTCACCTCCGGTGACTCCTCGCCGGACCAGGCGGCGAAGGACTACGACACGACGCTGCCCTCCCTCGTCGACGGCCGGACCGTCGCCAGGCCATGA
- a CDS encoding ABC transporter ATP-binding protein codes for MPHAAAFPGFPGSPAPARADAAVAARATDLSKVYGQGETRVVALDSVSVEFGKARFTAIMGPSGSGKSTLMHCMAGLDAISSGSARIGDVELASLNDKQLTRLRRDKIGFIFQAFNLLPTLTALENITLPMDIAGRKPDREWVSRVIETVGLSGRLSHRPAQLSGGQQQRVAVARALAAQPEIIFADEPTGNLDSRSGAEVLGFLRESVRAMQQTVVMVTHDPVAAGYADRVVFLADGHIVEELHEPTADTVLDRMRLFEAKGRTS; via the coding sequence GTGCCCCACGCGGCTGCCTTTCCGGGTTTCCCCGGTTCCCCCGCCCCCGCTCGCGCCGACGCCGCCGTCGCCGCCCGCGCCACGGATCTGAGCAAGGTCTACGGCCAGGGGGAGACCCGCGTGGTCGCGCTGGACTCCGTCTCGGTCGAGTTCGGGAAGGCCCGCTTCACCGCGATCATGGGCCCGTCCGGCTCCGGCAAGTCCACGCTGATGCACTGCATGGCCGGGCTGGACGCGATCTCCTCCGGTTCGGCCCGGATCGGTGACGTGGAGCTGGCGTCGCTGAACGACAAGCAGCTGACGCGGCTGCGCCGGGACAAGATCGGCTTCATCTTCCAGGCGTTCAACCTGCTGCCGACGCTGACCGCGCTGGAGAACATCACGCTGCCGATGGACATCGCGGGCCGTAAGCCGGACCGGGAGTGGGTCAGCCGTGTCATCGAGACGGTCGGCCTGTCCGGGCGGCTGTCGCACCGGCCGGCCCAGCTCTCCGGCGGCCAGCAACAGCGGGTGGCGGTCGCGCGGGCGCTGGCCGCCCAGCCGGAGATCATCTTCGCGGACGAGCCGACCGGCAACCTCGACTCCCGCTCGGGCGCCGAAGTGCTGGGCTTCCTGAGGGAGTCGGTGCGGGCGATGCAGCAGACGGTCGTGATGGTCACTCATGACCCGGTCGCCGCGGGCTATGCGGACCGGGTGGTCTTCCTCGCCGACGGCCATATCGTCGAGGAGCTGCACGAGCCGACCGCGGACACCGTCCTGGACCGGATGCGGCTCTTCGAGGCCAAGGGCCGTACGAGCTGA